Proteins encoded together in one Quercus lobata isolate SW786 chromosome 3, ValleyOak3.0 Primary Assembly, whole genome shotgun sequence window:
- the LOC115981296 gene encoding putative pentatricopeptide repeat-containing protein At5g40405, producing the protein MKPHSGAWGALLNACRMYKNMKLGELASRKLVKLEAKNHCAYVLLSNMYADNKNWEEVSFVREIMKARGLTKLPGCSVTEVGGEVHEFFVGDNSHPRYDEIEMMMAEISKRLRLAGYVADTNPVLFDIEEEEKEDALFKHSEKVAIAFGLITLKEGVPIRIVKNLRICWDCHEVAKKISETFNREIIVRDRDRFHHFKNGDCSCKGYW; encoded by the coding sequence ATGAAACCTCATTCTGGTGCTTGGGGAGCTTTGCTTAATGCTTGTagaatgtataaaaatatgaaactgGGTGAACTTGCCTCTAGAAAGCTAGTGAAGCTGGAGGCCAAGAATCATTGTGCTTATGTTCTTCTGTCAAATATGTATGCTGATAACAAGAACTGGGAAGAGGTTAGTTTTGTGCGTGAGATTATGAAGGCTAGAGGTTTGACAAAGCTCCCTGGATGTAGCGTTACAGAGGTTGGTGGTGAAGTTCATGAGTTCTTTGTTGGGGATAATTCTCATCCAAGGTATGATGAAATTGAGATGATGATGGCAGAGATATCAAAGCGATTGAGACTAGCTGGTTATGTAGCTGACACTAACCCTGTTCTGTTTGAtatagaagaggaagaaaaagaggatGCTTTGTTTAAACATAGTGAGAAGGTAGCCATTGCTTTTGGTTTGATCACTTTAAAAGAAGGTGTACCCATTAGAATTGTGAAGAACCTCAGGATTTGTTGGGATTGTCATgaagtagcaaaaaaaatatctgAAACTTTTAACAGAGAGATTATTGTGAGAGACAGGGATAGGTTTCACCATTTTAAAAACGGTGACTGTTCTTGTAAAGGTTATTGGTGA
- the LOC115982910 gene encoding putative pentatricopeptide repeat-containing protein At5g40405 yields MNSFRSVAKHPIIALIDSVTTLKELKQIHSQLVLNSLLKDPHLSGQFIATIALNNPDNLDYSNQVLDQCDNPTLFTLNSMIRAHSKSSTPQNSFHFYKKILQSNHNLSPDNYTFNFLVRTCAQLSAHGTGLAVHGALIKHGFEHDPHVQSGLIFMYAELGCLSSCHKVFGKIPEPDLVCQTAMVSACSKCGDIGFARELFDVMPKRDHIAWNAMIAGYAQCGQPREALSLFHLMQMEGVWVNEVSMVSVLSACTHLGALDQGRWAHAYIERNKLRMTVTLGTALIDMYAKCGNVNKAMEVFWGMKEKNVYTWTSAMGGLAMNGFGKKCLELFSLMKHDGIHPNEITFVSVLRGCTVAGLVEEGREHFDSMGKVYGIEPQLEHYGCMVDLYGRAGRLDEALNFINNMPMKPHSGAWGALLNACRMYKNMKLGELASRKLVELEAKNHCAYVLLSNMYADNKNWEEVSSVREIMKARGLTKLPGCSVIEVGGEVHEFFVGDNSHPRYDEIEMMMAEISKRLRLAGYVADTNPVLFDIEEEEKEDALFKHSEKVAIAFGLITLKEGVPIRIVKNLRICWDCHEVAKKISETFNREIIVRDRNRFHHFKDGDCSCKGYW; encoded by the coding sequence ATGAACTCCTTCAGAAGCGTTGCAAAGCACCCAATAATTGCTCTGATAGACTCAGTTACCACCCTAAAAGAGCTGAAGCAAATCCACTCCCAACTGGTACTTAACAGTCTTCTTAAAGACCCTCACCTGTCGGGCCAATTTATAGCCACCATTGCCCTCAACAACCCCGACAATCTTGATTATTCCAATCAAGTTCTGGACCAATGTGACAACCCAACCCTCTTCACCTTAAACTCTATGATCAGAGCCCACTCCAAAAGCTCAACCCCTCAAAATAGTTTTCACTTCTACAAAAAAATACTTCAGTCTAATCACAATCTCTCACCTGATAACTACACCTTTAATTTCTTGGTTCGCACATGTGCCCAGCTTTCAGCACATGGGACGGGTCTGGCAGTACATGGTGCACTAATAAAACATGGGTTTGAACATGACCCACATGTTCAAAGTGGGTTGATTTTCATGTACGCTGAATTGGGTTGTCTGAGTTCGTGTCATAAGGTGTTTGGTAAAATTCCAGAGCCAGATTTGGTGTGTCAGACAGCTATGGTGAGTGCTTGTTCGAAATGTGGTGACATTGGTTTTGCAAGGGAGCTGTTTGATGTAATGCCTAAGAGGGACCATATTGCATGGAACGCAATGATTGCTGGGTATGCACAATGTGGGCAGCCGAGGGAGGCATTGAGTTTATTCCATTTGATGCAAATGGAGGGTGTGTGGGTGAATGAGGTGTCTATGGTTTCAGTTTTATCTGCATGCACCCACTTAGGTGCATTGGATCAAGGGAGGTGGGCGCATGCTTATATAGAGAGAAACAAGCTAAGGATGACGGTGACACTGGGGACTGCACTGATTGACATGTATGCGAAATGTGGTAATGTGAATAAGGCCATGGAAGTTTTCTGgggaatgaaagaaaagaatgtGTATACTTGGACTAGTGCCATGGGTGGGCTAGCCATGAATGGATTCGGAAAGAAGTGTCTTGAACTTTTTTCTCTTATGAAACATGATGGCATTCATCCCAATGAGATCACATTTGTTTCGGTTCTTAGAGGTTGTACTGTGGCTGGACTAGTCGAGGAAGGCCGTGAGCATTTTGACTCAATGGGGAAAGTGTATGGTATTGAGCCTCAGCTGGAGCACTATGGGTGCATGGTTGATTTATATGGTCGAGCTGGTCGCTTAGATGAAGCATTAAACTTCATCAATAACATGCCCATGAAACCTCATTCTGGTGCTTGGGGAGCTTTGCTTAATGCTTGTagaatgtataaaaatatgaaactgGGTGAACTTGCCTCTAGAAAGCTAGTGGAGCTGGAGGCCAAGAATCATTGTGCTTATGTTCTTCTGTCAAATATGTATGCTGATAACAAGAACTGGGAAGAGGTTAGTTCTGTGCGTGAGATTATGAAGGCTAGAGGTTTGACAAAGCTCCCTGGATGTAGCGTTATAGAGGTTGGTGGTGAAGTTCATGAGTTCTTTGTTGGGGATAATTCTCATCCAAGGTATGATGAAATTGAGATGATGATGGCAGAGATATCAAAGCGATTGAGACTAGCTGGTTATGTAGCTGACACTAACCCTGTTCTGTTTGAtatagaagaggaagaaaaagaggatGCTTTGTTTAAACATAGTGAGAAGGTAGCCATTGCTTTTGGTTTGATCACTTTAAAAGAAGGTGTACCCATTAGGATTGTGAAGAACCTCAGGATTTGTTGGGATTGTCATgaagtagcaaaaaaaatatctgAAACTTTTAACAGAGAGATTATTGTGAGAGACAGGAATAGGTTTCACCATTTTAAAGACGGTGACTGTTCTTGTAAAGGTTATTGGTGA